Proteins encoded within one genomic window of Spirulina major PCC 6313:
- the lpxA gene encoding acyl-ACP--UDP-N-acetylglucosamine O-acyltransferase — MNLAGAISLKPLIHPTAIIDPDAHLHPTVEVGPYSVIGAGVTVGAETKIGAHVVIEGPTEIGVGNHIFPGSAIGLEPQDLKYQGGLSRVRIGNYNRLREYVTINRATNDGEETIIGDHNLLMAYVHVAHNCILADNIVIANGVALAGHVELESRVVIGGILGIHQFVHVGTMAMLGGMSRIDRDVPPYMLVEGNPARVRSLNLVGLQRAGLAPQDVQLLKKAFRLLYRSDLRFSAAVQQLETLSDLPQLVHLHRFLVGALSAKRRGVIPGNR; from the coding sequence ATGAATCTTGCCGGAGCTATTTCCTTGAAACCCTTAATTCATCCCACAGCGATTATCGACCCCGATGCCCATCTCCATCCCACGGTTGAAGTGGGGCCCTACAGCGTCATTGGGGCTGGGGTCACCGTTGGTGCTGAGACGAAGATTGGGGCCCATGTTGTGATTGAGGGCCCCACGGAGATTGGTGTGGGTAATCATATTTTCCCAGGGTCTGCCATTGGCCTCGAACCCCAAGATTTGAAATATCAAGGGGGGCTGAGTCGGGTGCGGATTGGGAACTATAATCGGCTGCGGGAATATGTGACGATTAACCGGGCCACCAATGACGGTGAAGAAACGATCATTGGCGACCATAATCTCTTAATGGCCTATGTGCATGTGGCCCATAATTGCATCCTCGCGGACAATATTGTGATCGCCAACGGGGTCGCCTTGGCGGGCCATGTGGAATTGGAGTCGCGGGTGGTGATTGGGGGCATTTTGGGAATTCATCAGTTTGTCCATGTGGGGACGATGGCGATGTTGGGGGGGATGAGCCGGATTGACCGTGATGTGCCGCCCTATATGTTGGTGGAGGGCAATCCGGCGCGGGTGCGATCGCTCAATCTCGTCGGCCTCCAACGCGCTGGCCTCGCCCCCCAGGATGTCCAACTGCTCAAGAAAGCCTTTCGCCTCCTCTATCGCTCGGATCTGCGGTTTAGTGCTGCTGTCCAACAACTGGAAACCCTCAGCGATCTGCCCCAACTGGTGCATTTACATCGCTTTCTGGTGGGGGCATTAAGTGCAAAACGGCGCGGTGTGATTCCCGGCAATCGCTAG
- a CDS encoding acyltransferase family protein: MTSPSSRLVSLDVFRGLAIASMILVNTPGSWSHVYPPLLHAEWHGFTPTDLVFPAFLFIAGAAMAFSLHKYHTGTAIDTALYLRILRRCALLFTLGLFLNSFGFIWKNWPSPDFRDLRILGVLQRISLAYLGGSLLVLNLKWRGLWIATVGILLLYWLILMAVPVPGVGIGSLTPEGNVAGYVDRLILGASHLYTPNFDPEGLLSTLPSIATVLLGYFTGNWLRDQPRTSRTSGGLVMFGLGLVIVGALWGLVFPINKQLWTSSYVLYSGGWSLLLLAACYELIEVRQIRRWSFPLQVMGMNAIFVFVASGIGVRILYYTQIGSGEEAPSTYAWLYETLFVPWAGALNGSLLFAIANILIWYVVLYGLYRKGWFLKL; this comes from the coding sequence ATGACCTCCCCTTCCTCTCGTTTGGTGTCGTTAGATGTGTTTCGGGGGTTAGCGATCGCCAGCATGATCCTCGTCAACACCCCCGGCAGTTGGAGCCACGTCTATCCGCCCCTTCTCCATGCGGAATGGCACGGCTTCACCCCCACGGATCTCGTCTTTCCCGCCTTCTTATTCATCGCCGGGGCCGCCATGGCCTTCTCCCTACACAAATACCACACCGGCACCGCGATCGACACCGCCCTATATCTTCGCATCCTGCGCCGCTGCGCCCTCCTCTTCACCCTAGGACTTTTCCTCAACAGTTTCGGCTTCATCTGGAAAAATTGGCCCAGCCCGGATTTTCGTGATCTGCGCATTTTAGGCGTGCTGCAACGGATTAGCCTCGCCTACCTAGGCGGGTCGCTCTTGGTGTTGAACCTCAAATGGCGGGGACTGTGGATCGCCACAGTGGGGATCTTGCTGCTCTACTGGTTGATCCTGATGGCGGTTCCCGTGCCCGGTGTGGGCATCGGATCACTCACCCCAGAAGGCAATGTGGCGGGCTACGTGGATCGCCTCATTCTCGGTGCGTCCCATCTCTATACCCCCAACTTTGACCCGGAAGGCCTCCTCAGCACCCTACCCTCGATCGCCACCGTCCTGCTGGGATATTTCACCGGGAATTGGCTGCGGGATCAGCCGCGCACCTCGCGCACCAGTGGGGGGTTGGTGATGTTTGGCTTGGGGTTGGTGATTGTGGGGGCGTTGTGGGGCCTGGTGTTTCCGATTAACAAGCAATTGTGGACGAGTTCCTATGTGCTCTATAGCGGCGGCTGGTCGCTGTTGCTGTTGGCAGCTTGTTATGAGTTGATCGAGGTGCGCCAGATCCGGCGCTGGAGTTTTCCGTTGCAGGTGATGGGGATGAATGCGATTTTTGTGTTTGTCGCGTCGGGGATTGGGGTGCGGATTTTGTACTATACCCAGATTGGCAGCGGTGAGGAGGCTCCGAGTACCTATGCTTGGCTCTATGAAACGCTGTTTGTGCCCTGGGCGGGGGCGTTGAATGGGTCGCTGTTGTTTGCGATCGCCAATATCTTGATCTGGTATGTCGTCCTCTACGGCCTGTATCGCAAAGGGTGGTTTCTCAAACTATAG
- the lpxB gene encoding lipid-A-disaccharide synthase, with the protein MTHQLSSSASAAIAAPAPTRQIFISTGEVSGDLQGSLLIEALRRQGAARGMSLALRGLGGERMANAGMQLVADSTQMSAFGIQEVLPMILPSLKINQQVRQAIQAEPPDLLILIDYEGFNISLGRYVKQHFPQTRIIYYIAPQLWVWNPFPSKLRDIVGFSDRIFAIFPDEAQYFGDAGGNVDWVGHPLIDRINAAPSRAAARAQLGIPADQLMIALLPASRPQELKTLLPMICTAAQQIQQQYPNAQFWLPLSVRDFRPQIEAALARAGVQATIVENKRLTTLAAADLAITKSGTVSLELALLKIPQVVVYRISWLTMAVARYIFKIVIPYVAPPNLLLKKLAVPELLQEEATVENICRESLDILANPTRRSQINADYDRMKAGLGEPGVCDRAATAILDLIAPPNPS; encoded by the coding sequence ATGACCCATCAACTTTCTAGCAGTGCGTCTGCTGCGATCGCGGCTCCCGCCCCCACCCGCCAAATTTTCATCAGCACCGGAGAAGTGTCTGGAGATCTCCAAGGTTCGCTGTTGATCGAGGCCCTCCGCCGTCAGGGTGCGGCGCGGGGGATGTCGTTGGCCCTTCGTGGCCTGGGTGGGGAGCGGATGGCCAACGCCGGGATGCAATTGGTGGCCGATAGCACCCAGATGTCGGCGTTTGGGATTCAAGAAGTCCTGCCGATGATTCTGCCGTCGTTGAAAATCAATCAACAGGTGCGCCAAGCGATCCAAGCCGAACCGCCGGATCTGCTCATTTTGATTGACTATGAAGGATTCAACATCAGCCTCGGACGCTATGTAAAGCAGCATTTTCCCCAAACCCGCATTATCTACTACATTGCGCCGCAGTTGTGGGTGTGGAATCCGTTTCCTAGCAAGCTGCGGGATATTGTCGGTTTTAGCGATCGCATCTTCGCCATCTTCCCCGACGAAGCCCAATACTTCGGGGATGCCGGGGGCAACGTGGACTGGGTCGGCCATCCCCTCATTGATCGCATCAACGCCGCCCCCAGTCGCGCCGCTGCCCGCGCTCAGTTGGGCATCCCCGCCGATCAACTGATGATCGCCCTCTTGCCCGCCTCCCGTCCCCAGGAACTCAAAACCCTGCTGCCCATGATTTGCACCGCCGCCCAGCAGATCCAGCAGCAATACCCCAACGCTCAATTTTGGCTGCCCCTCTCCGTCCGGGACTTCCGCCCCCAGATTGAAGCCGCCTTAGCACGGGCGGGCGTGCAGGCAACGATTGTCGAAAATAAGCGCCTCACGACCTTGGCGGCGGCAGATCTTGCCATTACCAAGTCCGGGACGGTGTCGTTAGAATTAGCCCTGTTGAAAATTCCGCAAGTGGTGGTCTATCGGATTAGTTGGCTCACCATGGCGGTGGCTCGCTACATCTTCAAGATTGTCATTCCCTATGTCGCGCCGCCGAATTTACTGCTCAAGAAATTGGCAGTGCCGGAACTCTTGCAAGAAGAGGCCACCGTCGAGAATATTTGCCGGGAGAGCCTCGATATTTTGGCCAATCCGACCCGACGATCGCAGATTAACGCCGATTACGATCGCATGAAAGCAGGCTTAGGTGAGCCGGGGGTGTGCGATCGCGCTGCCACCGCCATCCTCGATCTCATTGCGCCCCCAAACCCCTCCTAA
- the fabZ gene encoding 3-hydroxyacyl-ACP dehydratase FabZ yields MTIVTDRTDAQHAALESTDPAIVDSLGGAKTVFSIEEIQNILPHRYPFALVDRIIEYSPGKHAVGIKNVTMNEPFFQGHFPGRPIMPGVLMVEAMAQVGGIILKQMPGQEKSLFVFAGIDKVRFRRPVVPGDRLVMTVELLRFRGGRFGKMQGRAEVEGELAVEGEMLFSLVE; encoded by the coding sequence ATGACCATAGTAACTGATCGAACCGATGCTCAACATGCTGCGTTAGAGTCTACCGACCCTGCGATCGTCGATAGTCTAGGGGGCGCGAAAACCGTCTTCAGCATTGAAGAAATTCAAAACATTTTGCCCCATCGCTATCCTTTCGCCTTGGTTGACCGCATCATTGAGTACAGTCCCGGCAAACATGCGGTCGGGATTAAAAATGTAACGATGAATGAGCCGTTTTTCCAGGGGCATTTTCCGGGGCGACCGATTATGCCGGGGGTTTTGATGGTGGAAGCCATGGCCCAAGTCGGTGGCATTATTTTGAAGCAAATGCCCGGTCAAGAAAAGAGTCTCTTTGTGTTTGCGGGCATTGATAAAGTTCGGTTTCGTCGGCCGGTGGTGCCGGGCGATCGCCTCGTGATGACCGTCGAACTCCTCCGCTTTCGAGGCGGTCGCTTTGGCAAAATGCAAGGCCGTGCCGAAGTGGAGGGGGAGCTAGCCGTCGAAGGTGAGATGCTCTTCTCATTGGTGGAATGA